From a region of the Balaenoptera ricei isolate mBalRic1 chromosome 11, mBalRic1.hap2, whole genome shotgun sequence genome:
- the CSRNP1 gene encoding cysteine/serine-rich nuclear protein 1, whose amino-acid sequence MTGLLKRKFDQLDEDSSSLCSSSSSLSSSGRHSPSCSLSSSASPSWDSDEEGPWDQMPLPDRDFCGPRSFTPLSILKRAPRKRPGRVAFDGITVFYFPRCQGFTSVPSRGGCTLGMASRHSAYRHFSLAEFTQEQARARQEKLRLRLKEEKLEALRWKLSETGIPKTEAGLPLTVDTIDDAFVEEDLAVAMAGGQLEEMTFLQPYPARKRRALLRASGVRRIDREEKRELQALRQSREDCGCRCDRVCDPETCSCSLAGIKCQMDHTAFPCGCCREGCENPKGRVEFNQARVQTHFIHTLTRLQLEQGAESLGELEAPAQGATFSPNEQVLAPTFPLAKPPVSSELGDNSCSSDMTDSSTASSSSEAPSGSAHPALPGPGFQPGVDDDSLARILSFSDSDLGGDGEEEEEGGVGSLDNLSCFHPADIFGTGDPAGLASWTHSYSSSSLASGILDENANLDASCFLNSGLESLGEGSLPGPPVPAITDASQSSSVDLSLSSCDSFKLLQALPDYSLGPHYTSQKVSDSLDNLEAPHFALPAFSPPGDASTCFLESIMGLSEPAAEALAPFMDGQLFEDTAPSSLVEAVSV is encoded by the exons ATGACTGGGCTGCTGAAGAGGAAGTTTGACCAGCTGGACGAGGACTCCTCCTCGCTCTGCTCGTCCTCCTCCTCTTTGTCCTCCTCGGGCCGCcactctccctcctgctccctgagCTCTTCGGCCTCCCCATCGTGGGACTCGGATGAGGAGGGCCCCTGGGATCAGATGCCCTTGCCTGACCGTGACTTCTGTGGCCCCCGAAGTTTCACCC CCCTGTCCATCCTGAAGCGGGCCCCCCGGAAGCGCCCAGGCCGGGTAGCCTTCGATGGCATCACTGTCTTCTACTTCCCTCGGTGCCAGGGCTTCACCAGTGTGCCTAGCCGCGGCGGCTGCACCCTGGGTATGGCCTCCCGCCACAGTGCCTACCGCCACTTCTCCCTGGCCGAGTTTACGCAGGAGCAAGCCCGGGCACGGCAAGAGAAGCTGCGCCTACGCTTGAAGGAGGAGAAGCTGGAGGCGCTGAGATGGAAG CTTTCGGAGACCGGGATACCCAAGACAGAGGCCGGCCTGCCGCTTACAGTGGACACCATAGATGATGCCTTTGTGGAGGAGGATTTGGCAGTGGCCATGGCAGGTGGCCAGTTGGAGGAAATGACCTTCCTCCAGCCCTACCCAGCCCGGAAGCGGCGGGCTCTGCTGCGGGCCTCGGGCGTGCGGAGAATCGATCGCGAGGAGAAGCGAGAGCTGCAGGCCCTGCGCCAGTCCCGGGAGGACTGTGGCTGTCGCTGTGACAGGGTCTGTGATCCTGAGACCTGCAGCTGTAGCCTGGCGGGCATCAAGTGCCAG ATGGACCACACAGCGTTCCCCTGTGGCTGCTGCAGAGAGGGCTGTGAGAACCCTAAGGGCCGTGTGGAATTTAATCAGGCGCGAGTTCAGACCCATTTCATCCACACACTCACCCGCCTGCAGCTGGAGCAGGGGGCCGAGAGCCTTGGGGAGCTGGAGGCCCCGGCCCAGGGTGCCACATTCAGCCCCAACGAGCAGGTCCTGGCCCCCACATTCCCTCTGGCCAAGCCCCCCGTGAGCAGCGAGCTGGGAGACAACAGCTGCAGCAGCGACATGACCGATTCGTCCACAGCATCGAGCAGCAGCGAGGCCCCCAGTGGCTCTGCCCACCCGGCCCTGCCTGGCCCCGGCTTCCAGCCCGGAGTGGACGATGACAGCCTGGCTCGGATCCTGAGCTTCAGTGACTCTGACCTGGGTGGAgacggggaggaggaggaggaagggggtgtGGGCAGCCTGGACAACCTCAGCTGCTTCCACCCAGCTGACATCTTTGGTACCGGTGACCCCGCTGGCCTGGCCAGCTGGACCCACAGCTATTCCAGCTCCAGCCTCGCGTCAGGCATCCTGGATGAAAACGCCAACCTGGATGCCAGCTGCTTCCTCAATAGTGGCCTTGAAAGCTTGGGGGAAGGCAGCCTCCCCGGCCCCCCGGTGCCAGCCATCACGGATGCCAGCCAGAGCAGCTCAGTGGACCTGAGCTTGTCCTCCTGTGACTCCTTCAAGCTGCTCCAGGCCCTGCCAGACTACAGTCTGGGGCCCCACTACACCTCCCAAAAGGTGTCTGATAGCCTGGACAACCTCGAGGCGCCCCACTTCGCCCTGCCTGCCTTTTCTCCCCCTGGGGACGCCAGCACGTGCTTCCTGGAGTCCATCATGGGCTTGTCTGAGCCAGCCGCCGAGGCCCTGGCTCCCTTCATGGACGGCCAGTTGTTTGAGGACACTGCCCCATCGTCGCTGGTGGAGGCTGTGTCTGTGTGA